One Natranaerovirga hydrolytica genomic region harbors:
- a CDS encoding PadR family transcriptional regulator, producing the protein MNKEIRKGSIDILILSLISIKDTYGYEIAKKVNEKSDGLYEMGEGTLYSALKRLEGNQHLESYWGESDGGGRRKYYRITDSGRKELNNKLDEWKKISRLIQVCGEEV; encoded by the coding sequence ATGAATAAGGAAATAAGAAAAGGAAGTATTGATATATTAATTCTATCATTAATATCTATAAAAGATACGTATGGATATGAAATTGCTAAAAAGGTAAATGAGAAGAGTGATGGATTATATGAAATGGGTGAAGGTACATTATATTCTGCATTGAAAAGATTAGAGGGGAACCAGCACCTAGAATCATATTGGGGAGAATCAGATGGAGGGGGAAGAAGAAAATATTATAGGATAACGGATAGTGGAAGAAAAGAATTAAATAATAAACTGGATGAGTGGAAAAAGATTAGTAGGTTAATTCAAGTGTGCGGTGAGGAGGTATAG
- a CDS encoding VanZ family protein, whose product MENEKEDLKIEFLDHLNLLKKEYIDKGKSESEAIDLSLKVFGNKETITFELNKSTSKLCKLLKKVFVTIWWVYILFVVWALILGRSSNMIYLNNFKGINIIPFKQIGNYILMYPNGYSQLSNMFVSIILFIPFGFFIPIIVNKGKNIKNNLLFAFAFSFCIEWTQYMFSRGIFDIDDIILNLTGSIIGLGVYKLLLKVLKRYKMQYLIRGEL is encoded by the coding sequence TTGGAAAATGAAAAAGAGGATTTAAAAATTGAGTTTTTGGATCACTTAAATCTTTTGAAGAAAGAATACATTGACAAGGGGAAAAGTGAAAGTGAAGCCATAGATTTGTCACTAAAGGTTTTTGGGAATAAGGAAACAATTACGTTTGAATTAAATAAATCAACGAGTAAATTATGTAAATTATTAAAAAAAGTATTTGTAACTATTTGGTGGGTATATATATTATTTGTTGTATGGGCTTTGATTTTAGGAAGATCTAGTAATATGATTTATCTAAATAATTTCAAGGGAATTAATATAATACCATTTAAACAAATTGGAAATTATATCTTAATGTATCCTAATGGTTATTCTCAATTATCTAATATGTTTGTGAGTATTATTTTATTTATACCTTTTGGATTTTTTATACCAATAATTGTTAATAAAGGCAAAAATATAAAAAATAACTTGTTGTTTGCATTTGCTTTTAGTTTTTGTATTGAATGGACTCAATATATGTTTTCACGAGGTATATTCGATATAGATGATATTATTCTCAACCTTACCGGGAGTATTATAGGATTAGGCGTATATAAATTATTATTGAAAGTCTTAAAAAGATATAAAATGCAATATTTAATTAGGGGAGAGCTATAA
- a CDS encoding helix-turn-helix domain-containing protein, with protein sequence MIGLVDEKVLRDNNISVLKSEKDCTVYKMQDVSGEGTMTWYKVFPGIYLSYNDFHMETCCSAFKRETDILTIDHCRQGRIEWELSKNRYMYLQEGDLFINSKDYQAVGFGFPIKHYHGITVIIYINEALHFEKSILEEFSIDLKSLHKAFTSGEGLLFMRSMASIEHIFSELYTVSPEIRNHYLKIKVLELLLFLSAFEISMQGSERPYLPKNQVQKAKAIMKYMTDHIDEHFTLEELSLRFKVSLATMKSCFKGVYGTSIYSYMRMHRMHIAAKMLKENDERITTIASKVGYSNILNPQNLGFWKPTFFVGSFFFYLYLFKLLLLCTLNKGLTFKWQLFS encoded by the coding sequence AGACAATAATATATCCGTTTTAAAGAGTGAAAAAGATTGTACCGTATATAAAATGCAGGATGTATCAGGAGAAGGAACAATGACTTGGTATAAAGTGTTTCCAGGTATTTATTTGTCATACAATGATTTTCATATGGAAACGTGTTGTTCAGCTTTTAAAAGAGAAACAGATATCTTAACAATAGATCATTGTAGGCAAGGTCGAATAGAATGGGAATTAAGCAAGAATAGATATATGTATTTGCAAGAAGGAGATCTTTTTATAAACTCTAAGGATTATCAAGCCGTAGGATTTGGATTTCCAATAAAACATTATCATGGTATTACAGTGATCATCTATATCAATGAAGCCTTACACTTTGAAAAATCTATTTTAGAAGAGTTTTCTATTGATTTAAAATCATTACATAAAGCATTTACTTCAGGAGAAGGCCTTTTGTTTATGAGATCAATGGCTTCCATTGAACATATTTTTTCAGAGTTATATACAGTATCTCCAGAAATCCGTAATCATTATTTGAAAATTAAAGTTTTAGAACTCCTTTTGTTTTTAAGTGCGTTTGAAATTTCTATGCAAGGAAGTGAAAGACCTTATTTGCCTAAAAATCAGGTTCAGAAAGCAAAGGCAATAATGAAATATATGACCGATCATATAGACGAACATTTTACCCTTGAAGAATTATCGTTACGCTTTAAGGTATCCCTTGCTACTATGAAATCATGTTTTAAAGGTGTGTATGGCACATCAATTTATTCTTATATGAGGATGCATCGCATGCATATAGCTGCGAAGATGTTAAAGGAGAATGATGAGAGAATAACAACAATTGCTTCCAAAGTTGGATACAGTAATATTTTGAACCCACAAAATTTAGGCTTTTGGAAGCCAACTTTTTTTGTGGGTTCATTCTTTTTTTATTTATATCTGTTCAAACTTTTACTTTTATGCACACTAAATAAAGGATTAACTTTTAAGTGGCAACTTTTTTCTTAG
- a CDS encoding ABC transporter ATP-binding protein, protein MELVVEHITKKYKDIVAVNDVNLTLTPGVWGLLGANGSGKTTLMRIICGILTQTTGEIYLDGKQITALGEEYRNLIGYLPQNFGYYSEFRVEDYLEYIAALKGLPERKSKTKIQEVLYKTSLEDVRKKLIRKLSGGMKRRVGIAQALLNEPQIMVLDEPTAGLDPGERVHFRNVISELAQERIVLISTHIVSDVEHIAANNAIMKNGEIIAFGTTEKLVLSLQGKVWQSIIPAKEFSIFKNEQYVVNVRNKNDGQVLVRYISEYENKNNAVLQSPCLEDLYLWLFKNEHIVGEEC, encoded by the coding sequence ATGGAGCTTGTTGTAGAACATATAACAAAAAAATATAAAGATATTGTAGCAGTAAATGATGTGAATCTTACTCTGACGCCAGGTGTATGGGGATTGCTTGGTGCAAATGGTTCTGGCAAAACAACATTGATGAGAATTATATGTGGTATTTTGACACAAACAACAGGTGAAATTTATTTAGATGGAAAACAAATTACAGCGCTTGGTGAAGAGTATCGTAACCTCATCGGATACTTGCCGCAGAATTTCGGATATTATTCTGAATTTAGGGTAGAGGATTATTTAGAATACATAGCAGCATTAAAGGGTCTACCCGAAAGAAAGAGTAAAACTAAAATACAAGAAGTTCTATATAAAACTTCTTTGGAAGACGTTAGAAAAAAACTAATTCGCAAGCTATCTGGTGGTATGAAACGTAGAGTGGGTATTGCACAGGCATTATTAAATGAACCTCAAATAATGGTTCTAGATGAGCCAACAGCAGGACTTGACCCTGGGGAAAGAGTACATTTTCGAAACGTTATTTCTGAGCTTGCGCAAGAAAGAATTGTATTGATCTCTACTCACATTGTTTCAGATGTTGAACATATTGCAGCCAATAATGCAATTATGAAAAATGGAGAGATAATCGCTTTTGGAACTACAGAAAAACTTGTGCTTTCGTTGCAAGGAAAAGTCTGGCAAAGTATTATTCCTGCGAAAGAATTTTCAATATTCAAAAATGAGCAGTATGTTGTCAATGTACGTAACAAAAATGATGGTCAAGTGTTGGTGAGATATATATCGGAGTATGAAAACAAAAATAATGCAGTACTACAATCCCCATGCCTAGAAGATCTATATCTGTGGCTATTTAAGAACGAACATATTGTAGGGGAGGAATGTTAA